Part of the Drosophila santomea strain STO CAGO 1482 chromosome 2L, Prin_Dsan_1.1, whole genome shotgun sequence genome is shown below.
GTCGAACAGCAGGTGGAACCCTATATCACCAGCCTGGCCTTGTTCGATGCCAAGGCAAACCGAAAGCTGAGCGAGAACTTTTACTTCAACGTAAATGAGCAGTGGGCTGCACAGCTATTGCCAAATATGCCAGTACCTTCGTCGGTTGCTGGTTGTGGCGTTCCGAGAAAGTCAGCGGAGGGCGATGAAAGGAGTTCCGCTTGCCAGGCACCTCATTCCCTGTTCGATGGAGTGTCTGCCGAGCTGTTGCGATCGAATCGACAGCAATTCCAGCAACTGCGACAATGTCTGCTTTCCGTGACAGCTCCGCATGCAGATATATATCTGGTTAGTAATTTATAACTATAATCTAATTAGCATATAGATTAAAGGTCATCTCTTACAGGTGGTGCGAATAGAGAAAATACTGCAATCAGGCATAGCCCAGGTTGCCGAACCGTATCTCAAAGCTGGCAAGGATCCAAAGCTGGGCCAAAAGGTCTATAAAGCGGCGAAGAGCTATGCTCAACATATTGGACATTACCGGCAGCCTTTTGCCTGGGCAGCCAGACCGCTCTTCAAGCAATACAGCCACGAATTGGATGTAGATCCGAAGAGAGAGTTCGAATTCAGTCCCATTTATCGCCAGGAGATACCCAAACTGAAGGATGAGGAACTACTTAAGCTATTGGTCGATTATCGCAAGCCTGAAAAACTGAGCAAACTAACTATTATTCCTGGCAGCCTTaagatgcagatgcagttcCTGGACCAAACCACACCTTGCGGCTTAAGCAAATCACTGGCGCCCTTGTCCACATTTAGTCCATCTTCCAAGCAACCGCCCACTGTGGAAGTGGCCGAATTCCAAAGCCAAAGCGAACGGGATGCCCACCCCTATACGAGTTTCTGTAACCACCTCTATGTGTATCCACTGAGTCTGCAATTCGACAGCCAGAAACTGTTCTCGAGAGCCAGGAATATCACGGTCGTGGTGGAGCTACGTGATGGCGACGGGGAGTACAGCAAACCCTTAAAGGTACAGCTTATAAAATACCCCAAAAGTATGAATATATAACTGAATTTTGATTGCAGTGCATATATGGGCGTCCTGGCCAGGATCTTTTAGTGTCGCAGATTGCCTGTCCGGTGCTGCATCACAATGTAACGCCCACCTGGTACGAGGAAATCAAGCTACGTCTTCCGCTGGGACTATTTCCGGAACACCACctgctgttttccttttacCACGTGTCCTGTAACCTCAGCAAGAAAAGGGATGCGCATGCGGCGTTTGAAACACCTATTGGTTACGCCTGGTTGCCATTGCTCCAGAAGAATCGGATATGCCTGGAGGAACAGCAACTTCCGGTGGCTGCCACTTTGCCAGTTGGCTATCTTTCCATACAACCCTTGGGATGGGGCAAAGGGGTAAGTTGTGTGTTCGTTGTGTGCTGCGCAAAAGTCGTTCATCAACTCATGAAATGTTTGTATTGTCTCTTACCCAACATTCGTCGTACCCATACACTCATTCCCTGGCTTGCCAACTAACCTGTGCTCTTTTTCTGTGTTCTCTTTCTCCGCACTGATCTGCATGCTAACTGCACCACCAAacaccaaccaccaaccaccaaccacccactaTCCACCCCACCCATGGCTGCCTACAAACCCTTCCAATTTCTCAGCAGAACTGCGGTCCGGATATTCAGTGGATCGACAATCAGAGGAATTTATATACGGTGGGATTGCGTCTGGACTCCACGGTTCTGACTGCCGACCAGCACTTGCACAACTTCTTTGGACACTGTGAACGGTTGCTGGAGGGGGGCAAAACTGGAGCGGTgccagcggaaacggaaacctGCAAGATCTTGAAAGCGGCCCACGCCATTGATATGAAATCCTTGATTAACTACTTGCCCACGGTTCTCAATGAGCTGTTCACTCTGCTAGTTCACACGCAGTCCGAAGAAATCGGTTTGAACGTCATCCGCTTGATAACAAACATCATCCATTTGATCAGTGATCAGGCGAAGAGATCTGATCTATTGGGTGCCTATGTGAAATACGTATTTCACGCACCCTACTACAGCCAACAAACTGCTAGGCAAAGGACGGTACATGGAGAACTCTGCAGGCATTTGCCCTATCTCCTTAATCCTAGCAATCCCGATTTCCTCATAGTCAACAAATTCATGAGATACTCGTCGATATTCTTCGATCTGATTATCAAAAGTATGGCTCAGCACTTGCTGGCCACCGGCAGGATTCGAATGCTACGCAACGAGCGATTTCCCAAGGAATATGGGGATCGTGTGGAACAATTGATAAAGGCACTAATGCCCTACATAACCACTCGATTTGAGGACTTAAGTGAGGAAACTCATTTGCTGAATCGCTCTTTGGCCAAGTTTGTGCGCCAGTGTCTGAGTTACATGGACAGGGGATTTGTATTCCGTTTGATTCGTTGTTATATGGCAGAATTTTCGCCTGGCAATCCGCGGATACTTCACGAATACAAGTTCAACTTTCTGCAGGAGATCTGCCAGCATGAGCACTATGTGCCACTCAATCTGCCATTCGTTTTGAATCCGAAGAACAGACCACCTGAGATGATGCAGCACTTTACTCTTTCCGAACAATTCTGTCGGCAACATTTTCTATCCGGACTACTGCTTCAGGAATTGAAGAGCAGCCTGAATGAAGTGGGCCATGTGAGGCGACACGCGTTGGGCATTTTCAAAGATCTCTTGGCCAAACACGAGTTGGATAACCGATATCAGCAGAAGGGCCAGCTCTCAAGGATTGCCTTGCTCTATGTTCCGTGGTTGGGCGTGGTGATGGACAACATCCATCGGATTGATGATTTATCGGAGTCTGGAGCTTGTACGCCCAACGGACACGTTTATGCGGACTCCGCTTCCTATACCAAGCGCTTGAGTTGTTCCAGTAGCTATGTGTTCAGCAAGGACTCCTCCACTTTCGGCTCTCTGACGTCCACGCCGCGTTCAAAGAATCGCCTGACTATGCACTGCGATCAAGCGAGTCCATACCGCACCTCGGTGCACATGAAGGAGCACAACTATCTGGCCGCTATCGCTGGCCAACCCATTAGCAATGGGATATCTAATCTCTCACTGAACTCGAATACGGACTCGGGGGTAAGGTGCTGTCTAATTGAAGCCAGTAAAGCATTGCTAACATGCATCCTCTTTTCAGCACTCTCAGGACACCACCACAATTGGAGCGTATACGAATGGAGACACAGATGTGGCCCTCCGAAATGGACACAATCGGTCAGTGAGCGTTACCCACGCACAGATTCTCTCCCGTTGCGATAAGTTCAGTTCTGTGGAAAGCAAGGACCTTCTTCTGGGCTTCCTTTTCATCATCAAACACCTGTCACAAGAACAGATGGTTGCTTGGTGGCAAAACTGCAATGAATCCGAGACACTGCAGTTTCTCTCCATTCTGGATCTCTGCCTGCTGCAGTTCCGATATGTGGGCAAGAAAAGTGTAGTGATATCTACAGAAACCCGTCAGGGTCGTTTGGCCAAGGCCAACACTCTTCCAGCTAGAACTCAACCACCCACAGGCTTGGAAAACGGCAGTCAGGAACAGCAGCCATCCAGTGGAACTTTGAATCAAACCCGGGAACATCTACTAGAGGATATCGATACTCTGGCTAGAAGTCAGTTGGCGCTTTATGAATCGAATTTGGCCACCGAAGTGGGAATGATTATTTTGGACTGCTTGGGCCTGTATGTCCTGCAGTTCAGACAGCTCTTGGCCGATAGCTTAGTCCTGCCCAAGGTGGCCAGAGTTTACCTGAGATTCCTGCAGTTGGGTCAATCAGAAAGGCTCTCCAAACACGTCTTTGCAGCACTGAGAGCTTTCATAAACAACTATGCAATGGCTCTTTTCAAAGGAAATGCCATGTTGTGCGGTCAGATGGTTTATGAGCTTCTCAAGGCCTGCGATAGTCGCCTAGTGGAGATTCGCCACGAATCTTGTGCTGTTTTGTATCTTCTCATGCGCAGTAACTTTGAATTCAGTGGCCGAAAAGCCCTAACTCGCGTACACCTGCAAGTTATTATATCAGTATCCCAGATGATTGGAAACGTAATTGGACTGAACAATGCTAGATTCCAGGAAAGTTTGTCAATCATCAATAGCTATGCGAATAGCGATAAGGCGATGAAGGGCACCGGTTTTCCCATGGAGGTCAAGGACTTAACGCGTCGAGTGCGCACTGTACTTATGGCCACCGCCCAAATGCAGGCTCATCATATGGATCCTGAAAGATTGCTGGAACTACAGTATTCCCTAGCCAATTCGTATGCCTCCACGCCAGAGCTTCGCCACACTTGGCTGGTGACCATGGCCAGAAATCACGAGCAGAATGGAAATCTGTCGGAGGCTGCCTGCTGCCATCTCCACATTGCTGCACTGATGTGCGAATATCTCCGACTTAGAGGAGGTTGCACTCTCAGTTGGTCATCCACTGCATTCGGCAAGATATCTACGAATATACCCCTAGATGAGCAAGGTCTCAAACTGGATGCTGGTGCTCAGGATTCTCAGTACACAGAACAAATGCTTTTGGAGCAGCTCAAGCTGTGTGCCGACTTCCTGGACCGCGCTGAAAGATTTGAGTGCCTTGGAGAGCTCTACAAACTCATCCTGCCCATGTACGAAAGGGATCGTAGTTACCAGGAACTGGCACACTGCTATGAACACCTCACACAGGCCTACAACAAAATAGGCGAGGTGAATCGGTCAGGAAAGAGAATGCTGGGCCGCTTTTACAGGGTGGTATTCTATGGACTGGTGAGTAATCCACAAATTGATTACCCttttaaataatactaaaCTTAATTGTATTCTTAGATGTACTTTGAAGAAGATCATGCCATTGAGTTTGTGTACAAGGAGCCCAAGCTAACATCGCTCAGCGAAATCTCTGAGCGACTGGCCAAACAGTACAAGGAGAAGTTTGGAGCCGATGTAGTCAAGATGATCATGGACTCGTCACCGGTAAGTAAagggtatatacatatttgtgaTTGGATTGGAAAAACTAATATATTTGAAAGGCAAGCAACGAATCCATATAACGCATTTGCAAATCATTTGAAGAGATATTCGTTATAAAGCAGATCCAAATCACTGTCGCCGCGCATCAAACTCATGCGCTACAATGGAGTACAGGGTATTATATTAATGGATAAACTATTAGACTTGCTAGAGGTTTACCCGCTTGACCTCGGATTGACGCATCATGGAGGCGTTTGTGCTTCTTGGCATCATTCGCTGCGAGTTGCCATTGGTTTGCTTTTGATTAGTTATGGCAATCCTACTGGCCGTAGAATTTTTACCCGTCTTGCAACTGAAAAATAACGAATAGAAAAATACATTTGGAAGGCATGGTCAATTTCGGTTTTCCTGCCTCCAAGGTACTTTGGTATAACTCACATATGATTTGACTGCGGTTTTTGTACGTTTGTAACAGCTTTTCCTTGTTTTGTGACGCGACCTGTTGCAACTCCTTGCAAACTGCCAGAAGGCTGGTAAACACATCCTGATTTTGCCTGAGTCAACCTATTCTGCTTACCGGCAATCCCGGTTGGACACGAATCCATTGGGAGCTTTCGGGGAGCAGCCGATCCAGCTTGTTGGTGGCCACCAACTGCAATAGTCCGACAATGTGAAGCCGTGGGTGACCCCTTGGCCGGCTGCATCATTGAACGGACTGCTCTGTTACCGTAGCCACTCTGTTGACCATTAGATCCTGCCTCGCGAGCCGAGCACTTGGCCTTGGCCGACTTGTACACCCGTGGAAAGGTGGCCGGCACACTAGTGGTTGCCACGGTCTTGGGCGGCGTGGTTGGTGGTAAGTCCAACTGGAAGTCATCCACCATCATGGGCTCAATATGTTGTTGATTCTCACTCATTTCGTTGACCACCTGCGATCCATCAGAGTCCTCGTATCTgaagttataaaaaaaaaagagaacgctatagtcgagttgactatctgataccgttactcagctagtgaagAAAGAGTCTTAACACAGTTTTGCGTTTGTAGCGTTATAGTGGCGTGCAGAAAGTTTTGGCAATCGgtagaaatacaaaaataaaaaatatcaaaacattttcaaagtgtggcgtagcagctttggcGTTTGTGGCGTTATAGtgcgtggcagaaagttttttggcaaatcgatagaaatttagaagactaatacaaaaatgaaaaaatatcaaaacatttttcaaaagtgtgggcgtggcagttttgggcggtttgtgggcgttagagtgggcgtggcaacatgaatcgacaaacttgcgctgcttctatgtctctggagtctgtatgcttaatctcaactttctagcttttgtagttcctgagatcacagcgttcatacggacggacagacagacagacggacagacggacagacagacggacggacagacggacatggccagatcgactcggctattgatcctgatcaagaatatatatactttatatggtcggaaacgcttccttctgcctgttacatacttttcaacgaatctagtatacccttttactctacgagtaacgggtataattatgaTTTATAAGTTCCCCTATATACGCTGAATATAAGACCGACCTGTAAAGCTTTCCCGTCACATATTCATTCGAAATAGATTCGTGTTGACCTCCATTCGCGGCCAGCTCACTGCCGTTGGAATGAGACTCGTCATCTCCGCTATAAGCCTTGGCCTCCACATTCGGTGCCATCTCGTTCTTGGACATGCAAACGGTGACACTGGAGGACTGTGCCGTGGGTGGAGGCACTACTGTGGAAGCTCGATTAACGTGGATCTGATCTCGGCTCACGATCAAGCCCAGCCGGTGGCACAGCTCCTTGAAGGCGTTGTGAGAAACCAAGTCTTGGTAGAGAGTTGATTCCGAGAAGGTGAAAAATTTCTCAAATGCCTTTATGCAATCGATTTGGTTCTCGATTTCCAGCTCCGTATAGCTGCGATTGGAGCACAACGTGCACCTGGGACACACGGATGCATCGCCACCGTACTCATACTTCTCGTTCAAAAGATCGTTGACCCGGATGAGAAACTGGGCGACTAGGACGGTCTCAGGTCTGTTGGCCAGCTTCTCCTGATCGCCCACAGCCAGCAGGAGGCACTGCCGACCGTGGTTTACTGGAGTAGTGCGATCCAAGGACTGCAGCTTGTcgtgctgtttggtgttgaAAGTCATACTAAGACCATGTCCTCCTGGTAACACACCCACCGCGATCTCCTCGAGAGGCATTTGCTCATCGCCCAGTTGACTAAGTAGCTCAAAGATCTGGCGCTTGGGAAAAAACCCATTTTCCACACGATTCACGGCATCTCCAACGACCTCGGTGCGCTGCAATGTTGTAGTTGAGGTCGACTCGGTTTTGGCCACTGGGCTTGGGGGCTCGGATTTCTGGCGAAAAGATGGCACGAATTCCACTGCATTTGGATTTAGAGAGTATTCCCTAGTGCATGGGATTGGTATCTGCATCTGCGGTATCTGGACCAATCCCAGGCCCATCGCACGAGCCGGGAACTCAAAGAGCTGCTCCATGGGGGCAACAGCCAATGTACTGGGGATTAGTTACCGTTTGTCCGACAATCTGATGAACTTGTGGTTAGTGCCAAAAGAAGGAACGCGAACTGTATACAAAATTTGGATACTTTTGCGGCTCTAGTGTACGGACTGTGGTAGttgtataaaaataacaaacaatttacTAGTAAATAGTAAAGTTGTTGAGCTGTTTGAACCAAATCGGTTGAAGGTGGGAAGTGGATAGGTATTCTGAAACAAACTCCATTTTGATATTTGCTGGAGTGACGACTTGATCTCGAAGTTACTTGTGCAGGTCCACCATTGATTGCATTCCAAAGAAATAAAGGTCTACTGTAAATCAACCGAATGATAGTTATAGTAATTATTCTTAACAGACTATTTCTTAGGACAAACAATGTgctataatttaattttacttcGTGTTTTTCAGGTTAAAGTAGACGAACTAGATGCCAAGCTTGCGTACATACAGGTCACCCATGTGATTCCTTTCTTCTCCAAAGACGAACTAGACCAAAGGCTAAATGAATTCGAGCAGAATCACGATGTGGACACTTTCATGTACGAGACTCCGTTCACCAAATCGGGAGCAGCCCGTGGCAGCGTAGAAGAGCAATGGAAACGCAAGACggttataaaaataagaaaacttGCACCTCATTTCAGTTGCtccaaagacattagaatattattctaatgtcttggttgctctttattaaattttcaattgttgCAGCTCAATACTCCTTCCCATATGTTCTTAAACGTATACCGGTCAAGTCTCGTGAAATCATAGAACTGAGCCCCATCGAGGTGGCCATCGATGAAATGCAATCCAAGGTTTCAGAGCTGGAGGAGATCATTCTCCCACCAGCCGATGTGAAGAAGTTGCAGCTGCGTCTGCAGGGAAGTGTGGCGGTGACTGTGAATGCTGGTCCTTTGGCCTACGCTCATGCCTTTCTCGACGCCAAGGTGGTTAACAACTTCTCAATGGATCGCGTCGGAGATCTTAAGGATGTTTTTCGGTATGCATTTATAGTAACTGGCCTTTTTAGCTTCATAAATCATATGTTACGTTCACCACCTTGCAGCGACTTCATTGTGGTGTGCCAGAAGGCCCTGTTCCTCAACGAGCGGATCATCAGCGCTGACCAGAAGGAGTACCATCATGTGCTGAAGGAGAACTACGAGAAGCTGTGCCAGGCGCTCAGTGAGTTGCTGGACGACGAGTCCTTCCAGCCGCTCGGCGACGATGCCGACAGCATAAACCAGCGCAATAGCATGGCTTTGTTCAATGCGATCAGTGGCGCCTCCCATAACTCAAGTACTGCTTAAGTCCAACAAAAGTCATAATAAGATATCAAATATCAAAATTCTGAAACTCAGTCAGTTACCCACACGCACGGCTAACcagaaaccaaaccaaaccgaatgTTG
Proteins encoded:
- the LOC120444018 gene encoding dedicator of cytokinesis protein 9 isoform X5 → MERKFTRGLNKLGSAVQMRENVSQLVRESAILTKPLVVEPIDFEAFIAKNKTVIQNDPQRELLIYPVDDVSEIIMPRKQRTNAKSVADRFDPPNEAIVCPLHGPAMITNGNGHSQVSRQGSIQSNGSHHNGNGNGNGNGNGHTSSSSSSSLNNSNGHGQLSRKSSQCSNGSSSHKDSSYESALSSITLRSNLAQPEELDEFADDGQGEVLFDGQPHGSRAECTRFTRQALYTYRAKNHLIHYKYNAYGGNCHDLPSISPAEELVEEVYEIDADQDRIDEQMTRSQADTITKQGYLLKGPDSASDRMFANIGNKSFKRRYCYLRQEIDGTYILELHKDEKQGEAKATIVMDFCTDVVQNPKRGRFCFELRMTTGHKSFTLAAENEQDFKDWLSKISSVLAQNRAQEEKRNASLERQPSIGSNPSPQLQPPAMEPPTFGTLKGLDQSLHPQLMKYGRETDHSIALARREQRRRLFACYQSPVKGSGSDSVEQYREHFGTRLLLNCHNLRFRLQCIPQDEGSASGVEQQVEPYITSLALFDAKANRKLSENFYFNVNEQWAAQLLPNMPVPSSVAGCGVPRKSAEGDERSSACQAPHSLFDGVSAELLRSNRQQFQQLRQCLLSVTAPHADIYLVVRIEKILQSGIAQVAEPYLKAGKDPKLGQKVYKAAKSYAQHIGHYRQPFAWAARPLFKQYSHELDVDPKREFEFSPIYRQEIPKLKDEELLKLLVDYRKPEKLSKLTIIPGSLKMQMQFLDQTTPCGLSKSLAPLSTFSPSSKQPPTVEVAEFQSQSERDAHPYTSFCNHLYVYPLSLQFDSQKLFSRARNITVVVELRDGDGEYSKPLKCIYGRPGQDLLVSQIACPVLHHNVTPTWYEEIKLRLPLGLFPEHHLLFSFYHVSCNLSKKRDAHAAFETPIGYAWLPLLQKNRICLEEQQLPVAATLPVGYLSIQPLGWGKGQNCGPDIQWIDNQRNLYTVGLRLDSTVLTADQHLHNFFGHCERLLEGGKTGAVPAETETCKILKAAHAIDMKSLINYLPTVLNELFTLLVHTQSEEIGLNVIRLITNIIHLISDQAKRSDLLGAYVKYVFHAPYYSQQTARQRTVHGELCRHLPYLLNPSNPDFLIVNKFMRYSSIFFDLIIKSMAQHLLATGRIRMLRNERFPKEYGDRVEQLIKALMPYITTRFEDLSEETHLLNRSLAKFVRQCLSYMDRGFVFRLIRCYMAEFSPGNPRILHEYKFNFLQEICQHEHYVPLNLPFVLNPKNRPPEMMQHFTLSEQFCRQHFLSGLLLQELKSSLNEVGHVRRHALGIFKDLLAKHELDNRYQQKGQLSRIALLYVPWLGVVMDNIHRIDDLSESGACTPNGHVYADSASYTKRLSCSSSYVFSKDSSTFGSLTSTPRSKNRLTMHCDQASPYRTSVHMKEHNYLAAIAGQPISNGISNLSLNSNTDSGHSQDTTTIGAYTNGDTDVALRNGHNRSVSVTHAQILSRCDKFSSVESKDLLLGFLFIIKHLSQEQMVAWWQNCNESETLQFLSILDLCLLQFRYVGKKSVVISTETRQGRLAKANTLPARTQPPTGLENGSQEQQPSSGTLNQTREHLLEDIDTLARSQLALYESNLATEVGMIILDCLGLYVLQFRQLLADSLVLPKVARVYLRFLQLGQSERLSKHVFAALRAFINNYAMALFKGNAMLCGQMVYELLKACDSRLVEIRHESCAVLYLLMRSNFEFSGRKALTRVHLQVIISVSQMIGNVIGLNNARFQESLSIINSYANSDKAMKGTGFPMEVKDLTRRVRTVLMATAQMQAHHMDPERLLELQYSLANSYASTPELRHTWLVTMARNHEQNGNLSEAACCHLHIAALMCEYLRLRGGCTLSWSSTAFGKISTNIPLDEQGLKLDAGAQDSQYTEQMLLEQLKLCADFLDRAERFECLGELYKLILPMYERDRSYQELAHCYEHLTQAYNKIGEVNRSGKRMLGRFYRVVFYGLMYFEEDHAIEFVYKEPKLTSLSEISERLAKQYKEKFGADVVKMIMDSSPVKVDELDAKLAYIQVTHVIPFFSKDELDQRLNEFEQNHDVDTFMYETPFTKSGAARGSVEEQWKRKTVIKTQYSFPYVLKRIPVKSREIIELSPIEVAIDEMQSKVSELEEIILPPADVKKLQLRLQGSVAVTVNAGPLAYAHAFLDAKVVNNFSMDRVGDLKDVFRDFIVVCQKALFLNERIISADQKEYHHVLKENYEKLCQALSELLDDESFQPLGDDADSINQRNSMALFNAISGASHNSRPYFVDQSTSNSTQHHSSHINTQNSTHHS
- the LOC120444018 gene encoding dedicator of cytokinesis protein 9 isoform X1 is translated as MERKFTRGLNKLGSAVQMRENVSQLVRESAILMNCTGRHQRSLSIATKPLVVEPIDFEAFIAKNKTVIQNDPQRELLIYPVDDVSEIIMPRKQRTNAKSVADRFDPPNEAIVCPLHGPAMITNGNGHSQVSRQGSIQSNGSHHNGNGNGNGNGNGHTSSSSSSSLNNSNGHGQLSRKSSQCSNGSSSHKDSSYESALSSITLRSNLAQPEELDEFADDGQGEVLFDGQPHGSRAECTRFTRQALYTYRAKNHLIHYKYNAYGGNCHDLPSISPAEELVEEVYEIDADQDRIDEQMTRSQADTITKQGYLLKGPDSASDRMFANIGNKSFKRRYCYLRQEIDGTYILELHKDEKQGEAKATIVMDFCTDVVQNPKRGRFCFELRMTTGHKSFTLAAENEQDFKDWLSKISSVLAQNRAQEEKRNASLERQPSIGSNPSPQLQPPAMEPPTFGTLKGLDQSLHPQLMKYGRETDHSIALARREQRRRLFACYQSPVKGSGSDSVEQYREHFGTRLLLNCHNLRFRLQCIPQDEGSASGVEQQVEPYITSLALFDAKANRKLSENFYFNVNEQWAAQLLPNMPVPSSVAGCGVPRKSAEGDERSSACQAPHSLFDGVSAELLRSNRQQFQQLRQCLLSVTAPHADIYLVVRIEKILQSGIAQVAEPYLKAGKDPKLGQKVYKAAKSYAQHIGHYRQPFAWAARPLFKQYSHELDVDPKREFEFSPIYRQEIPKLKDEELLKLLVDYRKPEKLSKLTIIPGSLKMQMQFLDQTTPCGLSKSLAPLSTFSPSSKQPPTVEVAEFQSQSERDAHPYTSFCNHLYVYPLSLQFDSQKLFSRARNITVVVELRDGDGEYSKPLKCIYGRPGQDLLVSQIACPVLHHNVTPTWYEEIKLRLPLGLFPEHHLLFSFYHVSCNLSKKRDAHAAFETPIGYAWLPLLQKNRICLEEQQLPVAATLPVGYLSIQPLGWGKGQNCGPDIQWIDNQRNLYTVGLRLDSTVLTADQHLHNFFGHCERLLEGGKTGAVPAETETCKILKAAHAIDMKSLINYLPTVLNELFTLLVHTQSEEIGLNVIRLITNIIHLISDQAKRSDLLGAYVKYVFHAPYYSQQTARQRTVHGELCRHLPYLLNPSNPDFLIVNKFMRYSSIFFDLIIKSMAQHLLATGRIRMLRNERFPKEYGDRVEQLIKALMPYITTRFEDLSEETHLLNRSLAKFVRQCLSYMDRGFVFRLIRCYMAEFSPGNPRILHEYKFNFLQEICQHEHYVPLNLPFVLNPKNRPPEMMQHFTLSEQFCRQHFLSGLLLQELKSSLNEVGHVRRHALGIFKDLLAKHELDNRYQQKGQLSRIALLYVPWLGVVMDNIHRIDDLSESGACTPNGHVYADSASYTKRLSCSSSYVFSKDSSTFGSLTSTPRSKNRLTMHCDQASPYRTSVHMKEHNYLAAIAGQPISNGISNLSLNSNTDSGHSQDTTTIGAYTNGDTDVALRNGHNRSVSVTHAQILSRCDKFSSVESKDLLLGFLFIIKHLSQEQMVAWWQNCNESETLQFLSILDLCLLQFRYVGKKSVVISTETRQGRLAKANTLPARTQPPTGLENGSQEQQPSSGTLNQTREHLLEDIDTLARSQLALYESNLATEVGMIILDCLGLYVLQFRQLLADSLVLPKVARVYLRFLQLGQSERLSKHVFAALRAFINNYAMALFKGNAMLCGQMVYELLKACDSRLVEIRHESCAVLYLLMRSNFEFSGRKALTRVHLQVIISVSQMIGNVIGLNNARFQESLSIINSYANSDKAMKGTGFPMEVKDLTRRVRTVLMATAQMQAHHMDPERLLELQYSLANSYASTPELRHTWLVTMARNHEQNGNLSEAACCHLHIAALMCEYLRLRGGCTLSWSSTAFGKISTNIPLDEQGLKLDAGAQDSQYTEQMLLEQLKLCADFLDRAERFECLGELYKLILPMYERDRSYQELAHCYEHLTQAYNKIGEVNRSGKRMLGRFYRVVFYGLMYFEEDHAIEFVYKEPKLTSLSEISERLAKQYKEKFGADVVKMIMDSSPVKVDELDAKLAYIQVTHVIPFFSKDELDQRLNEFEQNHDVDTFMYETPFTKSGAARGSVEEQWKRKTVIKTQYSFPYVLKRIPVKSREIIELSPIEVAIDEMQSKVSELEEIILPPADVKKLQLRLQGSVAVTVNAGPLAYAHAFLDAKVVNNFSMDRVGDLKDVFRDFIVVCQKALFLNERIISADQKEYHHVLKENYEKLCQALSELLDDESFQPLGDDADSINQRNSMALFNAISGASHNSRPYFVDQSTSNSTQHHSSHINTQNSTHHS